A genomic segment from Salvia splendens isolate huo1 chromosome 13, SspV2, whole genome shotgun sequence encodes:
- the LOC121760493 gene encoding long-chain-fatty-acid--AMP ligase FadD26-like has translation MSCENYDPCFPDQPVVDMYLPIWASLPAFRHKPAFIWAEDRVEGPSFLTYAQLNSAVHSISSSLSQSLHKGDTVVILSGPGLELVEIIFACQRARLIAVPVTPPHLSLANNHNHHHLVRVLSQTKPCAALATRSYIRAAGEYSSCTSSRLSTLLEQLRWIATEDLMEQSEHHETSGYEGCRANEVYLIQYTSGATGIPKPVLVTAGAAAHNVRAARRSYDLHLNSMIALWLPQYHDCGLLFLLLTVVSGATCVLASPSAFVAHPRMWLEMITEYKATCTPVPSFALPLVVRRGGGTSGLHLETLKNLIIINEPIIKASIDEFVRVFLPLGLNPSCISPSYGLAENCTFVSTAWRTGGGGGGFPIHFPIHKNLLPSAKLPTSREETLEEDIEIMVVNEETHDPVDDGVEGEIWISSPGTALGYLDHPSLTREVFNSRLRDRVAGCYIRTGDRGVVVGKERYLYVMGRCSDVIKGAVHPHYVETAAYGSCPRLLRPGCLAAFEHRGVVMLVAEVLKPELENNALVSVCEGIRNAVWEEERVEVGVVVLARSRSVPKTTSGKVKRWAAKYAFEMDELKEVVRVIFGEDGCKSTVFGERVCENRVRERSKDRAVVEEEERQGILLAGNRLSLQSSL, from the exons ATGAGTTGTGAAAACTATGATCCCTGTTTCCCGGACCAGCCCGTAGTGGATATGTACCTCCCAATATGGGCCAGCCTCCCCGCCTTCCGCCACAAGCCCGCCTTCATTTGGGCCGAAGACCGGGTGGAGGGCCCCTCCTTCTTAACCTACGCGCAGCTCAACTCCGCTGTGCATTCCATTTCATCGTCGTTATCACAATCTTTGCACAAGGGCGACACTGTGGTCATACTCAGCGGGCCGGGCCTTGAGCTGGTGGAGATCATCTTCGCTTGCCAACGAGCCAGGCTTATCGCGGTTCCCGTCACCCCTCCCCACCTCTCATTAGCAAACAatcacaaccaccaccaccttgTGAGGGTTCTCTCCCAAACGAAGCCTTGCGCCGCCTTAGCCACACGCAGTTATATCCGCGCTGCAG GAGAATACTCCTCATGCACGAGCAGCCGTCTGTCGACGCTTCTGGAACAACTCAGATGGATCGCGACTGAGGATTTGATGGAACAAAGCGAGCATCACGAGACGTCGGGATATGAGGGATGTAGAGCGAACGAGGTGTACTTAATTCAGTACACCTCGGGAGCCACAGGCATCCCAAAACCCGTCCTCGTGACGGCAGGCGCCGCCGCTCACAACGTCCGGGCGGCGAGGCGGTCCTACGACCTTCACCTGAATAGCATGATCGCGTTATGGCTGCCTCAGTACCACGATTGCGGGTTATTGTTTCTTTTGTTGACTGTTGTATCCGGGGCGACGTGCGTGCTGGCATCACCCAGCGCGTTCGTCGCCCACCCTAGGATGTGGCTGGAGATGATCACCGAGTATAAGGCCACTTGCACCCCCGTCCCCTCTTTCGCGCTGCCTCTCGTCGTTCGACGCGGCGGTGGGACCTCCGGCCTCCACCTCGAAACCCTCAAAAACCTAATCATCATCAACGAGCCAATAATCAAGGCTTCCATCGACGAATTCGTCCGAGTTTTCTTGCCATTGGGGCTTAATCCATCGTGCATATCTCCATCTTATGGCTTGGCAGAGAATTGCACCTTTGTTTCGACGGCGTGGAGGaccggcggcggtggcggcggttTCCCAATTCATTTCCCAATTCACAAGAATCTGCTGCCTAGCGCGAAGCTGCCTACTTCAAGAGAAGAAACGCTAGAGGAAGATATCGAAATTATGGTGGTGAACGAGGAAACTCATGACCCCGTCGACGACGGCGTTGAAGGTGAGATATGGATTTCTTCCCCGGGTACCGCCCTTGGGTACCTCGACCACCCGTCGCTAACGCGTGAGGTCTTTAACAGCCGGCTACGCGACAGAGTAGCCGGCTGCTACATCCGGACCGGCGACAGGGGAGTAGTCGTTGGAAAGGAGAGGTATCTCTACGTGATGGGACGGTGCTCCGATGTGATCAAGGGCGCGGTGCATCCCCATTACGTGGAGACAGCGGCCTATGGTAGCTGCCCGAGGCTGCTGAGGCCAGGATGCCTCGCAGCGTTCGAGCATCGGGGCGTGGTGATGCTCGTGGCCGAGGTGCTCAAGCCCGAGCTAGAAAATAATGCTTTGGTGAGTGTGTGTGAAGGGATTCGGAATGCGGTTTGGGAGGAGGAGAGGGTGGAAGTGGGCGTGGTGGTTCTTGCGAGGAGCCGGAGTGTTCCGAAGACGACGTCGGGGAAGGTAAAGCGATGGGCGGCGAAATATGCGTTTGAAATGGATGAGTTAAAGGAAGTTGTGAGGGTGATATTTGGTGAAGATGGATGCAAGTCTACAGTGTTTGGAGAGAGAGTATGTGAAAATAGAGTGAGGGAGAGAAGTAAGGATCGGGCGGttgttgaggaggaggagagacAAGGGATCCTTCTTGCTGGAAATCGTCTTTCCTTACAATCCTCGTTGTAA